The following coding sequences lie in one Chanos chanos chromosome 4, fChaCha1.1, whole genome shotgun sequence genomic window:
- the arf6a gene encoding ADP-ribosylation factor 6a → MGKMLSKIFGNKEMRILMLGLDAAGKTTILYKLKLGQSVTTIPTVGFNVETVTYKNVKFNVWDVGGQDKIRPLWRHYYTGTQGLIFVVDCADRDRIDEARQELHRIINDREMRDAIILIFANKQDLPDAMKPHEIQEKLGLTRIRDRNWYVQPSCATTGDGLYEGLTWLTSNYKS, encoded by the coding sequence ATGGGGAAAATGCTTTCAAAGATCTTTGGCAACAAGGAGATGAGAATATTGATGCTTGGACTTGATGCTGCCGGTAAGACAACTATCCTTTACAAACTCAAACTGGGACAGTCTGTCACTACGATTCCTACTGTCGGGTTCAACGTCGAGACAGTCACCTATAAGAATGTGAAATTCAACGTTTGGGACGTCGGAGGACAGGATAAGATTCGGCCACTGTGGCGGCACTATTACACGGGAACGCAGGGGTTGATCTTTGTGGTGGACTGTGCCGACAGGGACCGGATAGACGAAGCTCGACAGGAATTGCATCGTATCATCAACGACCGTGAAATGAGAGATGCCATCATCTTGATCTTCGCCAACAAACAAGATCTACCCGACGCGATGAAACCACATGAGATCCAAGAGAAGCTCGGTCTGACCCGGATTAGAGATAGAAATTGGTACGTTCAGCCCTCCTGCGCTACAACAGGTGATGGACTATACGAGGGGCTCACTTGGCTAACTTCAAATTACAAATCTTAA